One window from the genome of Paraconexibacter algicola encodes:
- a CDS encoding DUF3817 domain-containing protein, whose protein sequence is MPDRAVVLKKLDVVRWVALADFLLLLVLLYASVIADSDSAVSILGPIHGIGFLVQLYLVAVGAGEKLWGWWFLGAVVITGGPLGALLGDLKIRRDLAAA, encoded by the coding sequence ATGCCCGATCGCGCCGTGGTCCTCAAGAAGCTCGACGTCGTCCGCTGGGTCGCCCTCGCGGACTTCCTGCTCCTCCTCGTGCTGCTCTACGCGAGCGTCATCGCCGACAGCGACTCGGCCGTCTCGATCCTCGGCCCGATCCACGGCATCGGCTTCCTCGTGCAGCTCTACCTCGTCGCCGTCGGGGCGGGCGAGAAGCTCTGGGGCTGGTGGTTCCTCGGCGCGGTCGTCATCACCGGCGGGCCGCTCGGCGCCCTGCTCGGCGACCTGAAGATCCGCCGGGACCTCGCCGCCGCCTGA
- a CDS encoding metal ABC transporter ATP-binding protein — translation MSDTSDRRAAALELRRLTVSYASRPVLWDVDVAFPAGALSAIVGPNGAGKSTLLKAALGLIPADAGQTLVDGLPIARARDRVAYVPQRDAVDWDFPITVREVVEMGRYASTGWLRRVARRETPLIDDCLDRVGMRAYADRQIGALSGGQRQRVFIARALAQQTPVMLMDEPFAGVDARTEASILRLLRELRDDGRSIVVVHHDLGTVRASFDFALLLNVRAIAAGPVAQALTDEQLARAYGAAAVTDGEQDASWVR, via the coding sequence ATGAGCGACACGAGCGACCGCCGCGCCGCCGCGCTCGAGCTGCGCCGCCTGACCGTCTCCTACGCCTCGCGGCCCGTCCTGTGGGACGTCGACGTGGCGTTCCCCGCCGGGGCGCTCAGCGCGATCGTCGGCCCGAACGGCGCCGGCAAGTCGACGCTGCTGAAGGCGGCGCTCGGGCTGATCCCCGCCGACGCCGGGCAGACGCTCGTCGACGGGCTGCCGATCGCCCGGGCCCGTGACCGCGTCGCCTACGTCCCGCAGCGCGACGCCGTCGACTGGGACTTCCCGATCACCGTCCGCGAGGTGGTCGAGATGGGCCGCTACGCGTCGACCGGGTGGCTGCGCCGCGTGGCCCGGCGCGAGACGCCGCTGATCGACGACTGCCTCGACCGCGTCGGCATGCGCGCCTACGCCGACCGCCAGATCGGCGCGCTCTCCGGCGGCCAGCGCCAGCGGGTGTTCATCGCCCGGGCACTCGCGCAGCAGACCCCGGTAATGCTGATGGACGAGCCCTTCGCCGGGGTCGACGCGCGGACCGAGGCGAGCATCCTGCGCCTGCTGCGGGAGCTGCGCGACGACGGCCGCTCGATCGTCGTCGTGCACCACGACCTCGGCACCGTGCGGGCGAGCTTCGACTTCGCGTTGCTCCTGAACGTGCGGGCGATCGCCGCCGGGCCGGTCGCGCAGGCGCTGACCGACGAGCAGCTCGCGCGCGCCTACGGCGCGGCCGCGGTCACCGACGGGGAGCAGGACGCGTCGTGGGTCCGCTGA
- a CDS encoding TetR/AcrR family transcriptional regulator, with the protein MEQGSLVGTHPDLEPLLGGAGPTVEDAQRARILDAISRVVAEKGYAAATVADVVRAARVSRGTFYGLFAAKEQCFLEAYAHGTDVLLARVREGARAGADSTDWRGALRGGMTAYLGTLAHEPQFARTYLLEIHAAGPAAQIARDGVLRRFATEYQRAFRLARKLDPSLRALTADELFVVSAGLDQLICARVHAEGVERLPGHTESFVRTAAALLTGAASTDPASRRA; encoded by the coding sequence GTGGAGCAGGGGAGTCTCGTCGGGACGCACCCGGACCTCGAGCCGTTGCTCGGGGGCGCCGGCCCGACCGTCGAGGACGCCCAGCGGGCACGGATCCTCGACGCGATCAGCCGCGTCGTCGCCGAGAAGGGCTACGCCGCCGCGACCGTCGCCGACGTCGTCCGCGCCGCGCGCGTGAGCCGCGGCACGTTCTACGGGCTGTTCGCAGCGAAGGAGCAGTGCTTCCTGGAGGCATACGCCCACGGCACCGACGTCCTCCTCGCCCGTGTCCGCGAGGGCGCTCGAGCGGGTGCCGACAGCACGGACTGGCGGGGCGCCCTGCGCGGCGGCATGACGGCCTACCTCGGCACGCTCGCCCACGAGCCGCAGTTCGCGCGCACCTACCTGCTGGAGATCCACGCCGCCGGCCCGGCCGCGCAGATCGCGCGGGACGGCGTGCTGCGCCGGTTCGCGACCGAGTACCAGCGCGCGTTCCGCCTGGCCCGCAAGCTCGACCCGTCGCTGCGTGCGCTCACCGCCGACGAGCTGTTCGTCGTCAGCGCCGGCCTCGACCAGCTCATCTGCGCCCGGGTGCACGCCGAGGGCGTCGAGCGCCTCCCGGGCCACACCGAGAGCTTCGTCCGCACCGCCGCCGCGCTCCTCACGGGCGCGGCCTCCACCGATCCCGCAAGCAGGAGGGCCTGA
- a CDS encoding ferritin-like domain-containing protein gives MSTQIQIPELARIEVRGHTRAAFLTRASLTAGAVFGMAAVTPFTRAAIAQSGGGDLDIANYALTLEYLEAAFYAQALKEVSGLSGDTKKLATELRDNEDEHVGALKSMIEDAGGTPVDVPTVDFGDSFKDEATFLKTANVFEDLGVSAYNGAGPMIESTDILGAAGSIVQVEARHAALIRLARDRPPAPQAFDKASTMDEVLAAAKPFIKG, from the coding sequence ATGAGCACCCAGATCCAGATCCCAGAGCTCGCCCGTATCGAGGTCCGCGGCCACACCCGCGCGGCCTTCCTGACCCGCGCGTCGCTGACCGCGGGCGCGGTCTTCGGCATGGCGGCCGTGACCCCGTTCACGCGGGCCGCGATCGCGCAGTCCGGCGGTGGCGACCTCGACATCGCCAACTACGCGCTCACCCTCGAGTACCTCGAGGCCGCGTTCTACGCCCAGGCGCTGAAGGAGGTCTCCGGCCTCAGCGGCGACACGAAGAAGCTCGCGACCGAGCTGCGCGACAACGAGGACGAGCACGTCGGCGCCCTGAAGTCGATGATCGAGGACGCCGGCGGCACGCCCGTCGACGTGCCGACCGTCGACTTCGGCGACTCGTTCAAGGACGAGGCGACGTTCCTGAAGACCGCCAACGTCTTCGAGGACCTCGGCGTCAGCGCCTACAACGGCGCCGGCCCGATGATCGAGAGCACCGACATCCTCGGGGCCGCCGGCAGCATCGTGCAGGTCGAGGCGCGACACGCCGCGCTGATCCGCCTGGCGCGCGACCGGCCGCCGGCGCCGCAGGCATTCGACAAGGCCTCGACGATGGACGAGGTCCTCGCCGCCGCCAAGCCGTTCATCAAGGGCTAG
- a CDS encoding c-type cytochrome — MSRRPLALALCAAALAVTAAGCGDDEEPSAGTAGTTSTASGASGPAAADGAKLFAQANCGSCHTLARAGTDGGFGPNLDETRLDVAAIERQIRVGGGGMPPFRGTLSPTDIAAIARYVAGGGDG; from the coding sequence ATGTCGCGCCGTCCCCTCGCCCTCGCGCTCTGCGCCGCCGCCCTCGCCGTGACCGCCGCCGGATGCGGCGACGACGAGGAGCCGAGCGCCGGGACCGCCGGCACGACCAGCACCGCCTCCGGCGCGTCCGGTCCGGCCGCCGCCGACGGGGCGAAGCTCTTCGCCCAGGCCAACTGCGGGTCCTGCCACACGCTCGCGCGCGCCGGAACGGACGGCGGCTTCGGCCCGAACCTCGACGAGACGCGCCTGGACGTCGCGGCGATCGAGCGGCAGATCCGCGTCGGGGGTGGCGGCATGCCGCCGTTCCGGGGCACCCTCAGCCCGACGGACATCGCGGCGATCGCCCGGTACGTGGCCGGAGGCGGCGACGGCTGA
- a CDS encoding GNAT family N-acetyltransferase has protein sequence MAQTLTPLPGAYAIARFPVDAALPAGPSATPAGLWSVTRTMDEVSLVARAHAIPADAERVDRPWTALKLEGPFDLTGETGVIASVARPIAQARISVFAMATFDTDYVLVPAGQAGRVRAALTAAGHEVRVPATRIRPVAAADADAVARLVWEGFLGYLPVAPDGWDPAVPEPQADRLDRPGTRWLLAEDEDGHVRGSAGAIATEDEQLGHVWQLFVDPGLHGTGLADALLDAVVETTRADGRRALQLYVARDATQARAFYARRGFAPDPADDGRPGPGGLPVVRLRRAL, from the coding sequence ATGGCGCAGACGCTCACCCCGCTCCCCGGCGCGTACGCGATCGCCCGGTTTCCCGTCGATGCCGCCCTGCCCGCGGGCCCCTCCGCGACCCCGGCAGGGCTGTGGTCTGTCACGCGGACGATGGACGAGGTCTCGCTCGTCGCCCGCGCGCACGCGATCCCGGCGGACGCCGAGCGGGTCGACCGTCCCTGGACAGCGCTGAAGCTCGAGGGGCCGTTCGACCTGACGGGCGAGACCGGGGTGATCGCGTCGGTCGCCCGCCCGATCGCGCAGGCGCGGATCAGCGTCTTCGCGATGGCGACGTTCGACACCGACTACGTGCTCGTGCCCGCCGGGCAGGCCGGTCGCGTCCGCGCCGCGCTCACCGCGGCGGGGCACGAGGTGCGCGTCCCGGCGACGCGGATCCGGCCGGTGGCGGCCGCCGACGCGGACGCCGTCGCCCGGCTCGTGTGGGAGGGCTTCCTCGGCTACCTGCCCGTCGCCCCCGACGGCTGGGACCCGGCGGTCCCCGAGCCCCAAGCCGACCGGCTGGACCGTCCGGGCACGCGCTGGCTGCTGGCCGAGGACGAGGACGGGCACGTGCGCGGCAGCGCGGGGGCGATCGCCACCGAGGACGAGCAGCTCGGCCACGTCTGGCAGCTCTTCGTCGACCCGGGCCTGCACGGCACCGGCCTCGCCGACGCCCTCCTGGACGCCGTCGTCGAGACGACCCGCGCCGACGGTCGCCGCGCGCTGCAGCTGTACGTGGCGCGCGACGCCACGCAGGCCCGCGCCTTCTACGCGCGACGCGGCTTCGCCCCGGACCCGGCCGACGACGGCCGCCCCGGTCCCGGCGGCCTGCCGGTCGTCCGCCTGCGCCGGGCCCTGTAG
- a CDS encoding ferritin-like domain-containing protein, whose product MDPDRPATPRIERGSALDELQRDPSSRATFLRMMGGGGAALALGTLLAACGDDDDDGGDGASTSTTGTTADGSATPDAAAGNDASSDIEIVNYALTLEYLEADFYRQVIDADIIKDKAVLDIAKKFGESEQAHVDALKTAVEGLGGTAVEAPKTNFDDVLGGGLEKVLQSAADVENLGAAAYLGQAGAIKNKDILAAALSIHSVEARHAAALNQLIGRGFTADGGQGSIPDGAFAKPLDMASVLEAVKPFIAA is encoded by the coding sequence ATGGACCCGGACCGACCGGCCACGCCGCGCATCGAACGCGGAAGCGCCCTGGACGAGCTGCAGCGCGACCCGTCGTCGCGCGCGACGTTCCTGCGGATGATGGGTGGTGGTGGCGCCGCGCTGGCGCTCGGCACCCTCCTCGCCGCCTGCGGCGACGACGACGACGACGGGGGCGACGGCGCTTCCACCAGCACCACCGGCACCACCGCGGACGGCAGCGCCACGCCCGACGCCGCCGCCGGCAACGACGCGTCGAGCGACATCGAGATCGTCAACTACGCGCTCACGCTCGAGTACCTCGAGGCGGACTTCTATCGCCAGGTCATCGACGCGGACATCATCAAGGACAAGGCGGTCCTCGACATCGCCAAGAAGTTCGGCGAGAGCGAGCAGGCGCACGTCGACGCGCTGAAGACCGCCGTCGAGGGCCTGGGGGGCACCGCCGTCGAGGCGCCGAAGACGAACTTCGACGACGTCCTCGGTGGCGGCCTCGAGAAGGTCCTGCAGTCTGCGGCCGACGTCGAGAACCTCGGCGCCGCCGCGTACCTCGGCCAGGCCGGGGCGATCAAGAACAAGGACATCCTTGCCGCCGCGCTGTCGATCCACAGCGTCGAGGCCCGCCACGCTGCGGCCCTCAACCAGCTGATCGGCCGCGGCTTCACCGCCGACGGCGGGCAGGGATCGATCCCCGACGGCGCGTTCGCCAAGCCCCTGGACATGGCCTCGGTCCTCGAGGCCGTCAAGCCCTTCATCGCCGCGTGA
- a CDS encoding acyl-CoA dehydrogenase family protein, which yields MNFDFSEDQHEIKRTAHDLLAKRSPLERVRAAAESRTYDDGLWTELVELGWPGIAIDEQHGGGGLGVVELCTLLEEGGHALAGSPFLATALCGLVLQAAGDDGQRAAWLPRLASGEVTGTVGTADALVPDADGAALLLLADADGIRLLERYEATVEPVDAIDPTRRYARVSAPAGAGSPLPGDVEAALDRARVAVAAELVGVSARALEMTVAYVQDRKQFGVPVGSFQAVQHRCAQMLLHTESARAATYFAAWAADADPERLAEGAALAKAAASDGVRETTASAIQAHGGIGFTWEADVHWFYKRAQLGAAYLGGGGAMRARLARLAARRVEAVV from the coding sequence ATGAACTTCGACTTCTCCGAGGACCAGCACGAGATCAAGCGCACCGCGCACGATCTCCTCGCCAAGCGCTCGCCGCTCGAGCGCGTCCGCGCGGCCGCCGAGTCGCGCACCTACGACGACGGCCTGTGGACCGAGCTCGTCGAGCTCGGCTGGCCCGGCATCGCGATCGACGAGCAGCACGGGGGCGGCGGGCTCGGCGTCGTCGAGCTGTGCACCCTGCTCGAGGAGGGCGGCCACGCGCTCGCCGGCTCCCCGTTCCTGGCGACCGCGCTGTGCGGGCTCGTCCTGCAGGCCGCGGGCGACGACGGGCAGCGCGCCGCCTGGCTGCCGCGCCTGGCGAGCGGCGAGGTCACCGGCACGGTCGGCACCGCCGACGCGCTCGTGCCGGACGCCGACGGGGCCGCGCTCCTGCTGCTCGCCGACGCCGACGGCATCCGGCTGCTGGAGCGCTACGAGGCGACCGTCGAGCCCGTCGACGCGATCGACCCGACCCGCCGCTACGCGCGGGTCTCCGCACCGGCGGGCGCGGGCAGCCCGCTGCCGGGCGACGTCGAGGCGGCGCTCGACCGCGCACGCGTCGCGGTCGCCGCCGAGCTCGTCGGGGTCAGCGCCCGCGCGCTGGAGATGACCGTCGCCTACGTCCAGGACCGCAAGCAGTTCGGCGTGCCGGTCGGCTCGTTCCAGGCGGTCCAGCACCGCTGCGCGCAGATGCTCCTGCACACCGAGAGCGCCCGTGCCGCGACGTACTTCGCCGCCTGGGCGGCCGACGCGGACCCCGAGCGGCTCGCGGAGGGCGCGGCGCTGGCGAAGGCCGCCGCCTCCGACGGGGTGCGCGAGACGACCGCGAGCGCGATCCAGGCCCACGGCGGCATCGGCTTCACCTGGGAGGCCGACGTCCACTGGTTCTACAAGCGCGCCCAGCTCGGGGCGGCCTACCTCGGCGGGGGCGGCGCGATGCGCGCGCGGCTGGCGCGGCTCGCCGCCCGGCGCGTGGAGGCGGTGGTCTAG
- a CDS encoding acyl-CoA dehydrogenase family protein, which yields MDLTFSEAELAFRDELRSWLADHHPGEMPHGDEDEQYAFRRDWQRTLYDGGWAAVHWPSRYGGRDATLTQSAIYFEELGRARAPLAANVLGLLLAGPTIMAWGTEEQQDRYLTPILSAEEIWCQGFSEPEAGSDLASLKTKAVRDGDEWVVTGQKVWTSGAQHSKWCMLVARTDQDVPKHKGLSYFLMDMEQAEIQVRPLVQITGEAEFNELFIEEARIPHENLLGGEGNGWKVALTTLMNERAGLGFFLQVRMRNVLDDLVTAAVQNGRIDDPVVADRLGDLHLRTENLRLLAYRGLSTIERYGQPGPEGSLTKWLWSETNQLLAQTAADVVGADALVAGTPWAYELLRSRGNSIEGGTTEILKNIVAERVLRLPRAA from the coding sequence ATGGACCTGACCTTCTCCGAGGCCGAGCTCGCGTTCCGCGACGAGCTGCGCAGCTGGCTGGCCGACCACCATCCGGGCGAGATGCCCCACGGCGACGAGGACGAGCAGTACGCGTTCCGTCGCGACTGGCAGCGCACGCTCTACGACGGCGGCTGGGCCGCGGTCCACTGGCCCTCCCGCTACGGGGGCCGCGACGCGACGCTCACGCAGTCCGCGATCTACTTCGAGGAGCTCGGCCGTGCGCGTGCGCCACTGGCCGCGAACGTCCTCGGGCTGCTGCTCGCCGGTCCGACGATCATGGCCTGGGGCACGGAGGAGCAGCAGGACCGCTACCTCACCCCGATCCTCAGCGCCGAGGAGATCTGGTGCCAGGGCTTCTCCGAGCCCGAGGCCGGGTCCGACCTCGCGTCGCTCAAGACGAAGGCCGTCCGCGACGGGGACGAGTGGGTCGTCACCGGCCAGAAGGTCTGGACCTCCGGTGCCCAGCACTCGAAGTGGTGCATGCTCGTCGCGCGCACCGACCAGGACGTGCCCAAGCACAAGGGGCTCAGCTACTTCCTCATGGACATGGAGCAGGCCGAGATCCAGGTCCGGCCGCTCGTCCAGATCACCGGCGAGGCCGAGTTCAACGAGCTGTTCATCGAGGAGGCCCGGATCCCGCACGAGAACCTCCTCGGCGGTGAGGGCAACGGCTGGAAGGTCGCGCTGACCACGCTGATGAACGAGCGCGCCGGCCTGGGCTTCTTCCTGCAGGTCCGGATGCGCAACGTGCTCGACGACCTCGTCACCGCCGCGGTGCAGAACGGCCGGATCGACGACCCCGTCGTCGCCGACCGCCTCGGCGACCTGCACCTGCGCACCGAGAACCTCCGGCTGCTCGCCTACCGCGGGCTCAGCACGATCGAGAGGTACGGCCAGCCCGGGCCGGAGGGGTCGCTGACCAAGTGGCTGTGGTCGGAGACCAACCAGCTGCTCGCGCAGACCGCCGCCGACGTCGTCGGCGCGGACGCCCTCGTCGCCGGCACGCCCTGGGCCTACGAGCTGCTGCGCTCGCGCGGCAACTCGATCGAGGGCGGCACCACCGAGATCCTCAAGAACATCGTCGCCGAGCGCGTCCTGCGCCTCCCGCGCGCCGCCTAG
- a CDS encoding metal ABC transporter permease, translated as MGPLIDLLPLDYPDAVVAIGAALLGITAGALGVFAVLRERSLVGDALAHAALPGVCVAFLVTGAKDAGTLVVGAAFAGLVGALAMVAIERSGRIRPDAAIGVVLSSFFSLGIVLLTFIASSESANQAGLEKYLFGQAAGLLERDLWIMAGLAAASLLVVALAFRPLKTTLFDPAFAASTGLPARALETLMTGLLVVAVVVGLRTVGAILMVAMLTAPAVAARQLTGRLALMIPVAALIGGAVGVTGALLASGTDLPTGPVIVLVAVGVVVACVLLAPGRGVLWRAGRLRAERRRRLAEGVLVDLETALHAGPPPTAQELADVSGRRPGAVRRGLRDLERTGMLADDAGRLRLTDAGAAAAHAMLERRALFGAWLEHGHRLDVPDAREPDPTDLRASLGDDLADRLHALVRQQEARS; from the coding sequence GTGGGTCCGCTGATCGACCTCCTGCCGCTCGACTACCCCGACGCGGTCGTCGCGATCGGCGCCGCGCTGCTGGGCATCACCGCCGGGGCGCTCGGCGTCTTCGCGGTCCTGCGCGAGCGCAGCCTCGTCGGGGACGCGCTCGCGCACGCCGCGCTGCCGGGGGTCTGCGTCGCGTTCCTCGTCACCGGCGCGAAGGACGCGGGGACGCTCGTGGTCGGTGCCGCGTTCGCCGGGCTCGTCGGGGCCCTGGCGATGGTCGCGATCGAGCGGTCCGGCCGGATCCGGCCCGACGCGGCGATCGGCGTCGTGCTGTCGAGCTTCTTCTCGCTCGGGATCGTGCTCCTGACGTTCATCGCCAGCTCCGAGAGCGCCAACCAGGCGGGCCTGGAGAAGTACCTCTTCGGGCAGGCCGCCGGGCTGCTGGAGCGCGACCTGTGGATCATGGCCGGCCTCGCCGCCGCCTCGCTGCTCGTCGTCGCGCTCGCGTTCCGGCCGCTGAAGACCACCCTGTTCGACCCCGCGTTCGCGGCCTCGACCGGGCTGCCCGCCCGCGCGCTCGAGACGCTGATGACGGGCCTGCTGGTCGTCGCGGTCGTCGTCGGCCTGCGGACCGTGGGCGCGATCCTCATGGTCGCGATGCTCACCGCGCCGGCGGTCGCCGCCCGGCAGCTCACGGGCCGCCTGGCCCTGATGATCCCGGTGGCGGCGCTGATCGGCGGCGCGGTCGGGGTGACCGGCGCGCTGCTGGCCTCGGGGACCGACCTGCCGACCGGGCCGGTCATCGTGCTCGTCGCGGTCGGGGTCGTCGTCGCCTGCGTGCTGCTCGCTCCCGGCCGCGGGGTGCTGTGGCGCGCGGGGCGGCTGCGCGCCGAGCGCCGACGGCGGCTCGCCGAGGGCGTCCTCGTCGACCTCGAGACCGCGCTGCACGCCGGGCCGCCGCCGACCGCGCAGGAGCTCGCCGACGTCTCCGGCCGGCGACCTGGGGCCGTGCGCCGCGGCCTGCGCGACCTCGAGCGCACCGGCATGCTCGCCGACGACGCCGGGCGCCTGCGGCTGACCGACGCGGGCGCCGCGGCCGCGCACGCGATGCTCGAGCGGCGCGCGCTGTTCGGCGCCTGGCTCGAGCACGGACACCGCCTCGACGTGCCCGACGCGCGCGAGCCGGACCCGACCGACCTGCGCGCCAGCCTCGGTGACGACCTCGCCGACCGGCTCCACGCGCTCGTGCGGCAGCAGGAGGCCCGGTCGTGA
- a CDS encoding cupredoxin domain-containing protein, whose amino-acid sequence MIAVRTVRRVLPVAAGTAVLLGAALPADAANRNIAIGNFQWSVQDVQIDLNEKVTWHWVGPDTQHSVGPVAGNTSGIDSDPGTAAPDHPPGFTFTGQFTRPGVYDFVCKLHGIVRGRVTVSPNPGRPEAPSPDPVPVVNVDRRAPELTQARWARGPVLRRARGTLRFELDERARIVLDVEKLVRGRWRLAGTRTFDGFVGYNDYAFSGVLRKARLKPGRYRALLVAADADNNRSGDVVVPFTVR is encoded by the coding sequence GTGATCGCCGTGCGCACCGTCCGCCGCGTCCTGCCGGTCGCCGCCGGCACCGCCGTCCTCCTGGGGGCGGCGCTGCCGGCCGACGCGGCGAACCGCAACATCGCGATCGGGAACTTCCAGTGGAGCGTCCAGGACGTCCAGATCGACCTGAACGAGAAGGTCACCTGGCACTGGGTCGGGCCCGACACGCAGCACTCGGTCGGCCCGGTCGCGGGCAACACGTCGGGGATCGACTCCGACCCCGGGACCGCGGCGCCGGACCACCCGCCGGGCTTCACGTTCACCGGCCAGTTCACCCGCCCTGGCGTGTACGACTTCGTCTGCAAGCTCCACGGGATCGTCCGCGGTCGCGTGACGGTCAGCCCGAACCCGGGGCGGCCGGAGGCGCCGTCGCCGGACCCGGTGCCGGTCGTCAACGTCGACCGGCGCGCCCCCGAGCTCACGCAGGCGCGGTGGGCGCGCGGCCCGGTCCTGCGCCGGGCGCGCGGCACGCTGCGGTTCGAGCTCGACGAGCGCGCCCGAATCGTCCTGGACGTCGAGAAGCTCGTCCGGGGCCGCTGGCGCCTGGCCGGCACCCGGACCTTCGACGGCTTCGTCGGCTACAACGACTACGCGTTCAGCGGCGTCCTGCGCAAGGCGCGGCTGAAGCCCGGGCGCTACCGCGCGCTGCTCGTCGCCGCCGATGCGGACAACAACCGCAGCGGCGACGTCGTCGTGCCGTTCACCGTGCGCTGA
- a CDS encoding metal ABC transporter solute-binding protein, Zn/Mn family, which translates to MTPRRLLLLALVALALPGCSSSAQSGDIADRKVRVTTTTNFITDTVRQIGGDRVAVTGLMGPGVDPHLYKASAGDVRTLRDADVIAYGGLELEGKMADLLDELAERQTTVAVTKDIPRGRLLEPPGDAAEQVDPHVWFDATNWMIVARTIAATLKEKDPGSAALYDRNLAAYERELQQTDRYVQRRIASIPRERRILVTSHDAFAYFGRRYGLEVAAIQGISTAAEATTGDVQRVARLIADRDVPAVFVESSVPRQTIDAVLAAARRLGADARVGTELFTDAAGDDGTPEGTYVGMLRANADRIAQGLR; encoded by the coding sequence ATGACGCCTCGACGCCTGCTGCTGCTCGCCCTCGTCGCGCTCGCCCTGCCCGGCTGCTCCTCCAGCGCGCAGAGCGGTGACATCGCCGACCGCAAGGTCCGCGTCACCACCACCACGAACTTCATCACCGACACGGTCCGCCAGATCGGCGGCGACCGGGTCGCGGTCACCGGCCTGATGGGCCCGGGCGTGGACCCGCACCTCTACAAGGCCAGCGCCGGCGACGTGCGGACGCTCCGCGACGCCGACGTGATCGCCTACGGCGGCCTCGAGCTCGAGGGCAAGATGGCCGACCTGCTCGACGAGCTCGCCGAGCGCCAGACCACGGTGGCGGTCACGAAGGACATCCCGCGCGGCCGGCTGCTCGAGCCGCCGGGTGACGCCGCCGAGCAGGTCGACCCGCACGTGTGGTTCGACGCGACGAACTGGATGATCGTCGCGCGCACGATCGCCGCCACGCTGAAGGAGAAGGACCCCGGCAGCGCGGCGCTCTACGACCGCAACCTCGCCGCCTACGAGCGCGAGCTGCAGCAGACCGACCGCTACGTGCAGCGGCGCATCGCGAGCATCCCCCGGGAGCGGCGGATCCTCGTCACCTCGCACGACGCGTTCGCGTACTTCGGCCGCCGCTACGGCCTCGAGGTCGCCGCGATCCAGGGCATCTCCACCGCCGCCGAGGCCACCACCGGGGACGTCCAGCGCGTCGCCCGGCTGATCGCCGACCGCGACGTCCCCGCCGTGTTCGTCGAGTCGAGCGTGCCGCGGCAGACCATCGACGCGGTCCTCGCCGCCGCCAGACGCCTCGGCGCCGACGCGCGGGTCGGCACCGAGCTGTTCACCGACGCCGCCGGCGACGACGGCACCCCCGAGGGCACCTACGTCGGGATGCTGCGCGCCAACGCCGACCGGATCGCGCAGGGCCTGCGATGA
- a CDS encoding metal ABC transporter permease codes for MNDDLTIVLTAGLVATAAGLLGPFLVLRRVALMSDAVSHAVLPGIVVAFLVFQSRAPLPVIAGAAVFAIVCVLAVDALRGSGLVKSDAAIALVFPALFSLGVIGITRWASGAHLDLDSTIYGEIAFAPFDVVAFGGVEVARSIVLLGGVVLFNLLLVAALWKELKVTTFDPGFARTIGVSPTAISRILLIAVAITAVTAFESVGAILVVSLLIVPAAAASLLTQRLWVMIAVTVTIGWVSAIGGYSSAIALDASIAGCMGLVAFACFLLGLLLSPQHGVLARRVRARRRGRRIAAELAQRPA; via the coding sequence GTGAACGACGATCTGACCATCGTGCTGACCGCGGGCCTCGTCGCAACCGCGGCCGGACTGCTCGGACCCTTCCTCGTGCTGCGCCGCGTCGCGCTGATGTCCGACGCGGTCTCCCACGCCGTCCTGCCCGGGATCGTCGTGGCGTTCCTCGTCTTCCAGTCGCGCGCGCCACTGCCGGTGATCGCGGGCGCCGCGGTGTTCGCGATCGTCTGCGTGCTCGCGGTCGACGCGCTGCGCGGCAGCGGCCTCGTGAAGAGCGACGCGGCGATCGCGCTGGTCTTCCCCGCCCTGTTCTCGCTCGGCGTCATCGGCATCACGCGGTGGGCCAGCGGCGCCCATCTCGACCTCGACTCGACGATCTACGGGGAGATCGCGTTCGCCCCGTTCGACGTCGTCGCGTTCGGCGGCGTCGAGGTCGCCCGGTCGATCGTGCTGCTCGGCGGCGTCGTGCTGTTCAACCTGCTGCTCGTCGCCGCGCTGTGGAAGGAGCTGAAGGTCACGACCTTCGACCCGGGCTTCGCGCGCACCATCGGCGTGTCCCCCACCGCGATCTCCCGGATCCTGCTGATCGCCGTCGCGATCACCGCGGTCACCGCGTTCGAGTCGGTCGGCGCGATCCTCGTCGTGTCGCTGCTGATCGTGCCCGCGGCGGCCGCGTCGCTGCTGACCCAGCGCCTGTGGGTGATGATCGCGGTGACCGTCACGATCGGGTGGGTCAGCGCGATCGGCGGGTACTCGAGCGCGATCGCGCTCGACGCGTCGATCGCCGGCTGCATGGGCCTCGTCGCGTTCGCGTGCTTCCTGCTGGGGCTGCTGCTCTCCCCGCAGCACGGCGTGCTGGCGCGGCGGGTGCGGGCACGGCGGCGCGGCCGGCGGATCGCCGCCGAGCTCGCGCAGCGCCCGGCCTAG